Proteins co-encoded in one Halorussus lipolyticus genomic window:
- a CDS encoding Lrp/AsnC ligand binding domain-containing protein gives MVRAYTTVITGTGASEDALAAIRELDGVTEAHVVAGDFDIVAEIEAETVRGLQKIVTAGIHEIEDVGTTRTYIQMD, from the coding sequence ATGGTTCGCGCCTACACGACGGTAATCACGGGAACGGGAGCGAGCGAGGACGCGCTGGCCGCCATCCGGGAGTTAGACGGTGTGACGGAGGCCCACGTCGTCGCGGGCGATTTCGACATCGTGGCCGAAATCGAGGCCGAGACCGTCCGGGGTCTCCAGAAAATCGTGACCGCCGGGATTCACGAAATCGAGGACGTGGGGACGACCCGGACGTATATCCAGATGGACTGA
- a CDS encoding NAD(P)/FAD-dependent oxidoreductase, whose protein sequence is MKGVVGGGIAGLSAAYRLQQHGHDVQVFEASDQIGGLAAVYETAGDPVEKFYHHLSASEETIIDLIGELGLEQNLEWPIGKNAYYWDGTVYPMDKPWEILAYPHMSVYDKFRLTMLTQEIDVRGGVPKFDTYENLEDFEDVAIEDFLREHTTNGVYEGFFEPLLDAKFGDRKDDVSAAWLLGRIKFRGERDLLRGEPLGYLEGGFGQLLDALVEEVGRENITTNARVTDLDLEDDAVSEMTVEVAGDESPAEQAQAEAADGGTTTETHQVDDVVVAAMPNVLEDLTGHPCEIDFQGAVCALVTMDEALTDTYWLNVAHDAPFGALIEHTNYIPPENYGGDHLLYVASYIQDYDEDLWQMDQDEIEDLWLGHVEDMFPDWDRSHVTDFRLAKNPRAAPIYERGYLDMVIPYDLGEEVADGLYYAGMASRAQYPERSLNGGIVAGYECADRIAGRKQVVSPE, encoded by the coding sequence ATGAAAGGTGTCGTCGGTGGGGGAATCGCGGGTCTGTCAGCCGCCTACCGCCTCCAACAGCATGGACACGACGTGCAGGTATTCGAAGCCAGCGACCAAATCGGCGGTCTCGCGGCGGTCTACGAGACGGCAGGCGACCCAGTGGAGAAGTTCTATCACCACCTCTCGGCCTCCGAGGAGACCATCATCGACCTCATCGGCGAGTTGGGTCTGGAGCAGAATCTGGAGTGGCCCATCGGCAAGAACGCCTACTACTGGGACGGGACGGTCTACCCCATGGACAAGCCGTGGGAGATTCTGGCATACCCCCACATGAGCGTCTACGACAAGTTCCGCCTCACGATGCTCACCCAAGAAATCGACGTGCGCGGCGGGGTGCCGAAGTTCGACACCTACGAGAATCTGGAGGACTTCGAGGACGTGGCCATCGAGGACTTCCTGCGCGAACACACCACCAACGGCGTCTACGAGGGCTTTTTCGAACCCCTGCTGGACGCCAAGTTCGGCGACCGGAAAGACGACGTGAGCGCGGCGTGGTTGCTCGGGCGCATCAAGTTCCGCGGGGAGCGCGACCTCCTCCGGGGCGAACCGCTGGGCTACCTCGAAGGCGGGTTCGGGCAGTTGCTCGACGCCTTGGTCGAGGAGGTCGGCCGGGAGAACATCACCACGAACGCCCGCGTCACCGACTTGGACCTCGAAGACGACGCGGTTAGCGAGATGACGGTGGAGGTCGCCGGCGACGAATCGCCCGCCGAGCAAGCGCAGGCCGAGGCCGCCGACGGCGGCACCACCACCGAGACCCACCAAGTCGACGACGTGGTGGTCGCGGCGATGCCCAACGTCCTCGAAGACCTCACGGGCCACCCCTGCGAAATCGACTTCCAAGGCGCGGTCTGCGCGCTGGTCACGATGGACGAGGCCCTGACCGACACCTACTGGCTCAACGTGGCCCACGACGCGCCCTTCGGCGCGCTCATCGAACACACCAACTACATCCCGCCGGAGAACTACGGCGGCGACCACCTGCTGTACGTCGCTAGCTACATCCAAGACTACGACGAAGACCTCTGGCAGATGGACCAAGACGAAATCGAGGACTTGTGGCTCGGCCACGTCGAAGACATGTTCCCCGACTGGGACCGGTCGCACGTGACGGACTTCCGCCTCGCCAAGAACCCCCGCGCCGCCCCGATTTACGAGCGCGGGTACCTCGACATGGTGATTCCCTACGACCTCGGCGAGGAGGTCGCAGACGGCCTCTACTACGCCGGAATGGCGAGTCGCGCGCAGTACCCCGAGCGCAGTCTAAACGGCGGCATCGTGGCGGGCTACGAGTGTGCCGACCGCATCGCGGGCCGGAAACAGGTCGTGAGTCCGGAGTAA
- a CDS encoding helix-turn-helix domain-containing protein, translated as MSLVAEFEVPTEDFALQSALAAIPEMQVEMERLATHSREWVMPFLWASGGDVEEFASALDGDPTVGDVSVLDRLDGTALYKVEWAENVERRVDAMINQHAIIQEAVADRQWFLKLRFVEEDQLSDFRDHFGSDFELRRKYRTTEPKHGEFGLTPEQRETLVLASELGYFEVPRKATVEDIADRLDISANSVSQRLRRAHDALVRNTLLVNGQRRAE; from the coding sequence ATGAGTCTCGTCGCGGAGTTCGAAGTCCCGACCGAGGACTTCGCGCTACAGAGCGCGCTCGCGGCAATTCCGGAGATGCAGGTCGAGATGGAGCGACTCGCCACCCACAGCAGGGAGTGGGTGATGCCGTTCCTCTGGGCCTCCGGCGGCGACGTCGAGGAGTTCGCCTCGGCGCTGGACGGCGACCCGACGGTCGGAGACGTGAGCGTCCTCGACCGACTCGACGGCACGGCGTTGTACAAAGTCGAGTGGGCGGAGAACGTCGAGCGCCGCGTGGACGCGATGATAAACCAGCACGCTATCATCCAAGAGGCCGTCGCCGACCGCCAGTGGTTCCTCAAGTTGCGCTTCGTCGAGGAGGACCAACTCTCGGACTTCCGAGACCACTTCGGGTCGGACTTCGAACTCCGGCGGAAGTACCGGACCACCGAACCCAAGCACGGCGAGTTCGGCCTGACGCCCGAACAGCGCGAGACCCTCGTGCTGGCCTCCGAACTGGGCTACTTCGAGGTGCCTCGAAAGGCCACCGTCGAGGACATCGCCGACCGCCTCGACATCTCGGCCAACTCGGTTTCCCAGCGACTCCGGCGCGCCCACGACGCACTCGTTCGCAACACCTTGCTCGTCAACGGTCAGCGACGCGCCGAGTGA
- a CDS encoding DUF7557 family protein, whose translation MSTIRVTDEVKERLRDLKRDDESFNDLLDRLSRSEKDVEEMAGFLSEFDDGGLRENVRDTHEELNESLSGRRDE comes from the coding sequence ATGAGTACGATTCGAGTGACCGACGAAGTGAAAGAGCGACTTCGGGACTTGAAGCGAGACGACGAGAGTTTCAACGACCTCCTCGACCGGTTGAGTCGGAGCGAAAAGGACGTAGAGGAGATGGCCGGGTTCCTGAGCGAGTTCGATGATGGGGGCCTTCGAGAAAACGTCAGGGACACCCACGAGGAGCTAAACGAATCGCTCTCGGGACGCCGCGACGAATGA
- a CDS encoding type II toxin-antitoxin system VapC family toxin has protein sequence MIVLDNDILVRLGQADPDPVVVEHLQQYSTDEWTIPAIVAFEFYKSCENRTEMEQARNHLSSHLDRIVDFTSRTALEAAYLDERLREDGVSLDPADLLNVATAHAEGGTFVTHNKHDFDKPPLRELVDVDVVLSR, from the coding sequence ATGATAGTCCTCGATAACGACATTTTGGTTCGGTTGGGGCAAGCGGACCCGGACCCGGTTGTGGTCGAGCATCTACAGCAGTACAGCACCGACGAGTGGACGATTCCGGCCATCGTCGCGTTCGAGTTCTACAAGTCGTGCGAGAACCGTACCGAGATGGAACAGGCGCGTAATCACTTGTCGTCGCATCTCGACCGAATCGTGGATTTCACTTCGCGGACGGCACTCGAAGCGGCCTACCTCGACGAGCGACTACGGGAAGACGGCGTCTCGCTCGACCCGGCGGACCTCCTGAACGTGGCGACGGCCCACGCGGAAGGTGGCACCTTCGTCACCCACAACAAACACGACTTCGACAAACCGCCGCTGAGGGAACTCGTAGACGTAGATGTCGTCTTGTCTCGCTGA
- a CDS encoding helix-turn-helix domain-containing protein, whose product MGVATTFEVAVPASTLALAETFEREPETTVRMERTVGGNGQPREYVWVSGVEDDRAEKLLGTDPSVVESRKLGENDDGELFEVRFESAICEFTDAIAERGGVILRATAGDGVWNFQLRFADRGNIADVFDDEFSKRYEATVTRLYGSNDAPSAQTGVTDKQRKALSTAFELGYYSVPRDVDLRTVGERLDISRQAVSERLRRGHELLVGDYLGKTSDE is encoded by the coding sequence ATGGGCGTAGCGACTACCTTCGAAGTCGCGGTCCCGGCATCGACGCTGGCGCTGGCGGAGACCTTCGAGCGCGAACCCGAGACCACGGTCCGAATGGAGCGCACCGTCGGCGGGAACGGCCAGCCCCGAGAGTACGTGTGGGTCTCCGGGGTCGAGGACGACCGCGCCGAGAAACTCCTCGGGACCGACCCGTCGGTGGTCGAGTCCCGGAAACTCGGCGAGAACGACGACGGCGAACTTTTCGAGGTCAGATTCGAGAGCGCCATCTGCGAGTTCACCGACGCCATCGCCGAGCGCGGCGGCGTGATTCTGCGCGCCACCGCTGGCGATGGCGTCTGGAACTTCCAACTCCGGTTCGCCGACCGGGGGAACATCGCCGACGTCTTCGACGACGAGTTCTCCAAGCGGTACGAGGCGACCGTCACCCGACTCTACGGGTCGAACGACGCCCCGTCTGCCCAGACCGGCGTGACCGACAAGCAACGCAAGGCGCTCTCGACCGCCTTCGAACTCGGCTACTACAGCGTCCCGCGAGACGTGGACCTCCGGACGGTCGGCGAGCGACTCGACATCTCCCGGCAGGCCGTCTCCGAGCGCCTGCGCCGGGGCCACGAACTGCTGGTCGGCGACTACCTCGGCAAGACCAGCGACGAGTGA